A stretch of the Kroppenstedtia eburnea genome encodes the following:
- the rseP gene encoding RIP metalloprotease RseP, whose translation MQTVITFILLISVLVFIHELGHFIFAKRAGILVREFAIGFGPKLISWFKGETQYSIRILPLGGYVRMAGEDPEIVELKTGASLVLDRDGEGRVIRIRTAPSQTTDSGSTGEWAREYGEVDDFPGTDLPKHLPAVAETVSGKLLEADLEDKLFILVEDEEGKEIRHRAHPQAVIQYDEKNIIQIAPLDRQFASKGILDRALTILAGPVFNFLLTIILMAVVTLVVGLETKVSVEDIDPGTPAEKAGIKPGDIVRKVEGKEVKSLNDIRMPMQEAEGKPVSMVLERANQNYDITVKPVKKDGQFLIGIRMKQELRDATVSEAAVSGFKKTYELTGVMLQGIGQLITGKVGLESLAGPVGIADITGQAAEAGWLPLVRLTALLSLNLGILNILPFPALDGGRLTFIAFEALRGKPIDPNKESLVHFVGFALLMMLMLLITYNDVVRVFFS comes from the coding sequence ATGCAGACAGTGATAACCTTTATCTTATTGATCAGTGTGTTGGTGTTCATCCATGAACTGGGACATTTTATCTTTGCCAAACGGGCAGGGATTCTGGTCCGGGAATTCGCCATCGGTTTCGGTCCCAAACTGATATCCTGGTTCAAAGGGGAGACGCAGTATTCCATCCGGATCCTCCCCTTGGGAGGATATGTGCGGATGGCGGGAGAGGATCCGGAAATCGTCGAATTGAAAACCGGTGCCTCCCTGGTGTTGGACCGGGACGGGGAAGGCCGGGTCATTCGGATCCGCACGGCCCCATCCCAGACGACGGATTCCGGAAGTACGGGGGAATGGGCCAGGGAATACGGGGAAGTGGACGATTTTCCGGGGACAGACTTGCCGAAACACCTGCCCGCCGTGGCGGAGACGGTGTCCGGAAAGTTGTTGGAAGCGGACCTGGAAGACAAGCTCTTCATTCTGGTGGAAGATGAAGAGGGGAAGGAGATCCGTCACCGGGCCCATCCCCAGGCAGTGATCCAGTACGATGAGAAAAACATCATCCAGATTGCTCCTCTGGATCGGCAGTTCGCCTCCAAAGGTATTTTGGACCGTGCGCTGACCATCCTGGCGGGACCTGTGTTCAATTTCCTGCTGACGATTATTCTGATGGCGGTGGTGACCCTGGTGGTCGGCTTGGAGACCAAGGTTTCGGTCGAGGATATCGATCCCGGCACACCGGCGGAAAAAGCGGGGATCAAACCGGGGGATATCGTCCGGAAAGTGGAGGGCAAGGAAGTCAAAAGTCTCAATGACATCCGCATGCCCATGCAGGAGGCCGAAGGAAAACCGGTATCCATGGTGTTGGAACGGGCGAACCAGAATTATGACATCACTGTCAAGCCTGTAAAGAAAGACGGGCAATTCCTGATTGGAATCCGGATGAAACAGGAATTGCGGGATGCGACTGTCTCCGAAGCGGCAGTGAGCGGCTTTAAGAAGACTTACGAGCTGACCGGAGTGATGCTTCAAGGGATCGGTCAGTTGATCACAGGCAAAGTGGGTCTGGAGAGTTTGGCGGGGCCGGTGGGAATCGCCGATATCACGGGGCAGGCGGCAGAGGCCGGATGGTTGCCGCTGGTTCGTCTGACTGCTCTGCTCAGTCTCAACCTGGGGATTCTCAACATCCTTCCTTTTCCCGCATTGGATGGGGGACGACTCACCTTCATCGCCTTTGAAGCCCTCAGGGGAAAGCCCATCGACCCCAACAAAGAGAGCCTGGTACATTTTGTCGGATTTGCCCTGCTGATGATGTTGATGTTGTTGATCACTTACAACGATGTGGTACGGGTCTTTTTCAGTTGA
- a CDS encoding phosphatidate cytidylyltransferase — MKQRIITGVLGGAGFLAFLWVGGWSYAGLIGVLATIGYMEFCRMKKIPFYSLEGAVGLVLMWLILLTGLAERGFLPPIWPLQVPNNILTGLVVLLTLIVISRNRIQVEEVAYLFLGSLYIGFGFSYMIQTRLMTDGMIWSLLALTVTWANDSGAYFMGKRWGKRKLWPSISPNKTVEGSLGGMVLSLIISGIIGLLFPELGSLAAVLGIGLIISIVGPLGDLIESAVKRTTGVKDTGSLLPGHGGVLDRFDSLLLVFLVLHTIQLI; from the coding sequence ATGAAACAACGGATCATCACGGGGGTGTTGGGCGGAGCGGGTTTTCTTGCCTTTCTCTGGGTGGGCGGATGGAGTTATGCCGGATTGATCGGTGTGTTGGCGACGATCGGTTACATGGAGTTCTGCCGAATGAAGAAGATCCCCTTTTATTCGTTGGAAGGGGCGGTGGGACTGGTCCTGATGTGGCTGATCCTGTTGACCGGGTTGGCCGAACGGGGTTTTTTGCCGCCGATCTGGCCGCTTCAGGTGCCGAATAACATCCTGACGGGTCTGGTGGTACTCCTGACCTTGATCGTCATCAGCCGTAACCGGATCCAAGTGGAAGAGGTGGCCTATCTTTTTTTGGGGTCTTTATACATAGGATTTGGATTTTCCTACATGATCCAGACTCGTCTGATGACCGATGGGATGATTTGGTCCCTGCTGGCATTGACTGTCACTTGGGCCAACGATTCCGGTGCTTACTTTATGGGAAAACGCTGGGGAAAACGGAAGTTGTGGCCGTCCATCAGCCCCAACAAAACCGTGGAAGGATCCTTGGGGGGAATGGTTCTGTCTCTGATCATCAGCGGCATTATCGGACTCCTGTTTCCGGAATTGGGAAGTCTTGCCGCCGTTCTGGGAATCGGGTTGATAATCAGCATCGTCGGTCCCCTGGGGGACCTGATCGAATCGGCGGTGAAACGGACGACAGGTGTGAAGGATACCGGTTCCCTTCTCCCCGGTCACGGGGGGGTCCTGGATCGCTTTGACAGCCTCCTGCTCGTTTTTCTCGTTTTGCACACGATCCAGCTGATCTAG
- a CDS encoding 1-deoxy-D-xylulose-5-phosphate reductoisomerase gives MKQRLAILGSTGSIGTNTLEVVRQHPDRFEVVSLAAGGNVDEMVKQVEEFKPKLISMSSKEAAEEVKLRASYPVRTVYGGEGPTEVATHPDATYLVSALVGSRGLLPTLAAIREGKTIGLANKETLVMGGAIVMEEAKKAGVAILPIDSEHSAIHQCLHRENPSQVKRIILTASGGPFRDWPREKIEGATREEALNHPNWSMGAKITVDSASLMNKGLEVIEAHWLFDLSYDRIDVLIHPESIIHSLVEFVDGAVLAELGTPDMKVPIQYALGYPERLPLRTETLDLVKLGALHFREPDSKRFPCLQMAYDAGRAGGTMPTVLNGANEVAVERFLQGGLPFPMIEEIVGEALSRHKTVTDPNLEELFEADRWARETARRCLEMKD, from the coding sequence ATGAAACAACGATTGGCGATCCTGGGTTCCACCGGTTCCATCGGAACCAATACGCTGGAGGTGGTCAGGCAACATCCCGACCGGTTTGAAGTCGTCTCCCTCGCCGCCGGCGGCAATGTGGATGAGATGGTGAAACAGGTGGAGGAATTTAAACCGAAATTGATCTCCATGTCTTCCAAAGAAGCGGCGGAAGAGGTGAAGCTCAGGGCGTCTTATCCGGTACGCACGGTATATGGCGGGGAGGGACCCACAGAGGTGGCCACTCATCCCGATGCCACCTATCTGGTGTCGGCGTTGGTGGGGAGTCGGGGATTGCTTCCGACCCTGGCAGCCATCCGGGAGGGAAAAACGATCGGTCTGGCCAACAAGGAGACGTTGGTGATGGGGGGAGCGATCGTCATGGAGGAAGCGAAGAAAGCCGGGGTGGCGATCCTTCCCATCGACAGTGAGCATTCGGCGATCCATCAATGTCTGCACAGGGAGAATCCGTCACAGGTGAAACGAATTATACTGACGGCTTCCGGTGGACCTTTTCGGGATTGGCCCAGGGAAAAGATCGAGGGTGCAACCCGGGAGGAAGCCCTCAATCACCCCAACTGGTCCATGGGAGCAAAGATCACCGTGGACTCCGCCAGTTTGATGAACAAGGGCTTGGAAGTGATTGAGGCCCACTGGCTGTTCGACCTCTCCTATGACCGGATCGATGTCCTGATTCACCCTGAGAGTATCATCCATTCCTTGGTGGAGTTTGTGGATGGGGCCGTGCTGGCGGAACTGGGGACACCTGATATGAAAGTTCCCATCCAATACGCGTTGGGCTATCCGGAGCGCTTGCCCTTGCGCACGGAAACTCTCGATCTGGTCAAGCTGGGGGCTCTCCACTTCCGCGAACCTGATTCAAAACGGTTTCCCTGTCTGCAGATGGCCTATGATGCGGGCCGGGCCGGCGGAACGATGCCGACGGTCCTCAACGGGGCCAACGAGGTGGCTGTGGAACGCTTCCTCCAAGGGGGATTGCCCTTTCCGATGATCGAGGAGATCGTCGGAGAGGCCCTCTCCCGGCACAAGACGGTGACTGACCCCAACTTGGAAGAGTTGTTTGAAGCGGACCGCTGGGCCCGGGAAACCGCCCGGCGATGCTTGGAGATGAAGGATTGA
- the frr gene encoding ribosome recycling factor — MYAAVKEDANQRMEKAIQALKRELASIRAGRATPSLLDKVTVECYGSEMPLNQLANISTPEPRLLVVQPWDKSTLGDVERAILKSDLGLTPNNDGNLIRITIPALTEERRGELVKVVKKTGEEAKVAIRNIRRDANDEMKKLEKKGELSEDEARRGQDEIQKLTDRFIQETDKVVETKEKEIMEV; from the coding sequence ATGTATGCTGCTGTCAAAGAAGATGCCAACCAACGGATGGAAAAGGCGATCCAGGCTCTGAAAAGGGAGCTCGCCTCCATTCGGGCCGGGCGCGCCACGCCGTCCTTGTTGGATAAGGTGACGGTGGAGTGTTACGGAAGTGAAATGCCCTTGAATCAGCTGGCCAACATCTCCACACCGGAACCCCGGCTGCTGGTGGTGCAACCTTGGGATAAGTCGACACTGGGCGATGTGGAACGGGCCATCCTCAAATCGGATCTGGGTCTGACACCCAATAACGACGGAAATCTGATCCGGATCACCATTCCCGCTCTTACGGAGGAGCGTCGGGGCGAATTGGTGAAAGTGGTGAAGAAGACCGGGGAAGAAGCCAAGGTGGCGATCCGCAACATCCGTCGGGATGCCAATGACGAAATGAAGAAACTGGAGAAAAAGGGCGAGCTGTCCGAAGATGAGGCCCGCCGCGGTCAGGATGAAATTCAAAAATTGACGGACCGTTTCATCCAGGAGACAGATAAAGTCGTCGAAACAAAGGAAAAAGAGATTATGGAGGTTTGA
- a CDS encoding isoprenyl transferase, with amino-acid sequence MIHWLKKWLVGYHRETEKTDTDHKRIHTLQKGPLPRHVAIIMDGNGRWAKSRGMPRVAGHRAGMKTVRHITRAADDLGIEALTLYSFSTENWKRPKEEVNYLMGLPGEFLRTDLDELVARNIQVRMLGEEDQLPGHTRDAILKFKEATRDNTGMILSFALNYGSRAEMIRAMHGIIDDVISGKLEKETVDEDYFGSTLYTADLPEPDLMIRTSGEVRISNFMLWQLAYSELWFTDVLWPDFTREMFFEAIDDFQRRSRRYGAV; translated from the coding sequence ATGATTCATTGGTTAAAGAAATGGTTGGTGGGATATCACCGGGAGACGGAAAAAACCGATACGGATCACAAACGGATCCACACCCTCCAAAAGGGTCCCCTCCCCCGTCACGTGGCCATCATCATGGACGGAAACGGACGTTGGGCCAAAAGCCGGGGAATGCCCCGGGTGGCCGGCCACCGGGCCGGAATGAAAACTGTACGCCATATCACGCGGGCGGCGGATGATCTGGGGATTGAAGCACTGACATTGTATTCTTTTTCCACGGAAAATTGGAAGCGCCCGAAAGAAGAAGTCAATTACCTGATGGGATTGCCAGGGGAGTTTTTGCGGACAGACCTGGACGAACTGGTGGCCCGCAACATTCAGGTTCGCATGCTGGGAGAAGAAGACCAGTTGCCCGGTCATACAAGGGATGCGATCTTGAAATTCAAGGAAGCCACCAGGGACAATACGGGGATGATTCTCAGTTTCGCCCTCAATTACGGGTCCCGGGCAGAAATGATTCGGGCGATGCACGGGATTATAGATGATGTCATATCGGGCAAGCTGGAAAAGGAGACTGTGGACGAGGATTATTTTGGGAGTACCCTGTATACGGCTGACCTTCCCGAACCGGATCTGATGATCCGGACCAGTGGTGAAGTTCGGATCAGCAACTTCATGCTTTGGCAACTGGCATACAGTGAACTTTGGTTTACCGATGTTTTGTGGCCGGACTTTACGAGAGAGATGTTCTTTGAGGCGATCGATGATTTTCAGCGCCGTTCCCGCCGGTACGGGGCGGTCTGA
- a CDS encoding PolC-type DNA polymerase III: MTAVMRDRLEDVFRRAGIPEETVKYFEGAYIEKVKVSRRNRSWTFYLVLGRPVPPQILFSVQDRIREAFRSVAEIRFSIRYGQANLSQLMEMYWQWIRKRVADQLSPSAAGWLARAEWQLEGERLTLVFANPMMNQMAVAKQLDQVVASLFQEISGTRIQVALTFRESDEAREKFLEEREETERQLVEEAMIHLEESIPPEEGPEEEGPVAIGYDFHDEPILIKEITDEERRVCIRGAVFKSEVRELRSGRTLLTFHVTDYTDSIAVKVFARDKEDAAIVNRVKDGMWMAIRGSVQFDTFARDLVVMANDLKEVPPYRREDTAEEKRVELHLHTAMSAMDGVHEPAVLVKQAAQWGHPAVAITDHGVLQGYPDAYSAGQKHGIKVIFGLEANVVDDGVPIAMNAAPRTLKEDTYVVFDVETTGLSAVHDEIIELAAVKVKDGEIIDRFESFINPHRKLTATITELTGITDEMVVDAPELSEVLPRYLEFIEGTVLVAHNARFDMGFLQAACKKTGYQPVDHPVVDTLELGRFLYPRLKNHRLNTLCKQFDIELTQHHRAIYDAEATGFLLWRMLQDCIERKIVRLDQLNEYTGERDLNRLRPFHVIVLVKNHIGLKNLYKLVSLSHLKYFYRTPRIPRSLLEKHREGLIIGSGCEKGELFEAALQKSPEEVEEMARFYDYLEIQPVDVNRHLLEKEIVASEEHLRQANQLLLKIGDKLNKPVVATSNTHYLNKWEAIYRDILAFNQTGGFRNKGPLSPAHFRTTDEMLAEFSYLGEERAREVVVVNPRKIADEIEELKPFPEGLHTPIIEGSDDELRRICYETAENLYGNPLPEIVEQRLEKELGSIIKHGFGVIYLISHKLVTKSLSDGYLVGSRGSVGSSFVATMSHITEVNPLPPHYVCPECKHSEFIADGSVASGFDMPDKDCPECGTRMKKDGHDIPFETFLGFKGDKVPDIDLNFSGEYQPRAHKYTEELFGKDYVYRAGTISTVAQKTAYGYAKKYQEEKGYQWRNAEIDRMVEGCTGVKRTTGQHPGGLVVIPQNKEVYDFTPIQRPADDVKSETTTTHFDYHAISDNLLKLDILGHDDPTVIRMLQDLTGVDPRSIPVDDPEVMKLFNSTESLGVTPEEIGTVTGTLGIPEFGTRFVRQMLEDTKPTTFGELVRISGLSHGTDVWLNNAQDLVRSKTAVLSEVISTRDDIMIYLIYKGMEPSLAFKLMEKVRKGKGLTDEEADLMRNHDVPQWYIDSCRKIKYMFPKAHAVAYVMMAVRIAWFKVHYPIEYYATYFSVRADDFDVEIALKGMDAVKKTIRDIEEKGVTASPKEKGLLTILESVREMLARGLSFQRVDLYRSDATRFLVDGDSLIPPFSSVSGVGTNAARNIAEAREKGEFLSIEDLTKRARLSSAVIDVLKRLGCLEKLPESNQLTLF; this comes from the coding sequence ATGACGGCCGTGATGCGGGATCGGCTGGAGGATGTGTTCCGGCGGGCGGGGATTCCGGAGGAGACTGTGAAATATTTTGAGGGTGCATACATAGAGAAAGTCAAAGTGAGTCGGCGGAACAGAAGCTGGACCTTTTATCTGGTGTTGGGACGCCCGGTTCCCCCCCAGATCCTGTTTTCCGTTCAGGACCGGATCAGAGAGGCTTTCCGTTCAGTGGCCGAGATCCGGTTTTCGATCCGGTACGGCCAGGCGAACCTTTCTCAGCTGATGGAGATGTATTGGCAGTGGATCCGCAAGCGGGTGGCGGATCAACTTTCCCCCTCTGCGGCGGGGTGGCTGGCCCGGGCGGAATGGCAGCTGGAGGGGGAGCGGCTGACCCTCGTTTTTGCCAATCCGATGATGAATCAGATGGCGGTGGCCAAACAACTGGATCAAGTGGTTGCCTCCTTGTTTCAAGAGATTTCCGGAACACGGATTCAAGTGGCCCTCACCTTTCGGGAATCGGATGAGGCCCGGGAAAAATTCCTGGAAGAACGGGAAGAGACGGAACGGCAGCTGGTGGAGGAAGCGATGATCCACCTGGAAGAATCGATTCCGCCGGAGGAGGGGCCGGAGGAGGAAGGACCCGTGGCCATCGGTTACGATTTTCACGATGAGCCGATCCTGATCAAAGAAATCACCGATGAAGAACGGCGGGTCTGCATCCGGGGGGCTGTCTTCAAGTCCGAGGTGAGGGAGCTGCGCAGCGGCCGGACCCTGCTGACCTTCCACGTGACGGACTACACGGATTCCATCGCGGTCAAGGTTTTCGCCCGGGACAAAGAAGACGCGGCCATCGTAAACCGGGTGAAGGATGGCATGTGGATGGCGATTCGCGGTTCTGTCCAGTTTGACACCTTTGCCCGGGATTTGGTAGTGATGGCCAATGATCTGAAGGAGGTCCCTCCCTACCGAAGGGAGGACACGGCAGAGGAAAAACGGGTGGAGCTCCACCTTCATACGGCGATGAGTGCCATGGACGGCGTCCATGAACCTGCGGTGTTGGTGAAGCAGGCGGCTCAGTGGGGACACCCTGCCGTGGCGATCACAGATCACGGGGTGTTACAAGGGTATCCCGATGCTTATTCCGCCGGCCAAAAACATGGGATCAAGGTGATCTTCGGTCTGGAGGCCAATGTGGTGGACGACGGGGTGCCGATTGCGATGAATGCGGCCCCCCGGACATTGAAAGAGGACACCTATGTGGTCTTTGATGTGGAAACCACCGGTTTGTCCGCGGTTCACGATGAGATCATCGAGCTGGCGGCGGTCAAGGTGAAGGACGGGGAGATTATCGATCGCTTTGAATCCTTTATCAATCCCCATCGAAAGCTGACGGCCACCATCACCGAACTGACGGGGATCACCGACGAGATGGTGGTCGACGCACCGGAACTCTCCGAGGTGTTGCCCCGGTACCTGGAATTTATCGAGGGAACCGTGTTGGTGGCCCACAATGCCCGTTTTGATATGGGATTCCTCCAGGCGGCTTGTAAAAAGACCGGTTACCAACCCGTGGACCATCCGGTGGTGGATACACTGGAACTGGGCCGGTTTCTGTATCCCCGGTTGAAGAATCACCGGTTGAACACCCTGTGCAAACAGTTTGATATCGAGCTGACCCAACACCACCGGGCGATATACGATGCGGAAGCGACCGGTTTTCTCCTGTGGCGGATGCTTCAGGATTGTATAGAACGGAAGATTGTGCGCCTGGATCAGTTGAACGAGTACACCGGTGAGCGGGATTTGAATCGTCTGCGTCCTTTTCACGTGATTGTGCTGGTGAAAAACCATATCGGGCTGAAGAATCTCTACAAGCTGGTCTCTCTGTCTCATCTGAAGTATTTTTACCGAACGCCCCGCATTCCGCGCAGCCTGTTGGAGAAACACCGGGAAGGGTTGATCATCGGGTCCGGGTGCGAGAAGGGAGAACTTTTTGAAGCGGCTTTGCAGAAGTCGCCTGAAGAAGTGGAGGAGATGGCCCGTTTCTATGATTATTTGGAGATTCAACCGGTGGATGTCAATCGCCATCTCCTCGAAAAAGAGATCGTGGCCAGTGAGGAGCATCTCAGACAGGCGAACCAGCTGTTGTTGAAAATCGGGGATAAGTTGAACAAACCGGTGGTGGCCACTTCCAACACCCACTATCTCAACAAATGGGAGGCCATCTACCGCGACATCCTGGCTTTCAACCAAACCGGCGGGTTTCGGAACAAGGGGCCCCTTTCCCCCGCGCATTTCCGGACGACAGACGAGATGCTGGCGGAGTTTTCGTATCTGGGGGAAGAAAGAGCCCGGGAAGTGGTCGTGGTCAATCCCCGGAAAATTGCGGATGAGATCGAGGAGCTGAAGCCCTTTCCCGAGGGGTTGCACACACCGATCATTGAGGGGTCCGATGACGAGCTCCGCAGGATCTGCTATGAGACGGCAGAGAACCTTTATGGAAATCCCCTGCCGGAGATTGTGGAACAACGGTTGGAAAAAGAGCTGGGAAGTATTATCAAACACGGATTTGGTGTCATCTATCTCATCTCACACAAGCTGGTGACCAAATCCCTCTCCGACGGATATTTGGTGGGTTCCCGGGGATCTGTGGGCTCCTCCTTTGTAGCCACCATGAGTCATATCACCGAGGTGAATCCCCTGCCTCCTCACTATGTCTGTCCGGAGTGCAAACACAGCGAGTTCATCGCCGACGGATCCGTCGCCTCCGGATTTGACATGCCGGACAAGGATTGCCCGGAGTGTGGAACCCGGATGAAAAAGGACGGTCACGACATTCCCTTTGAGACCTTCCTGGGATTCAAGGGTGACAAAGTGCCGGATATCGATCTGAACTTTTCCGGGGAGTACCAACCCCGGGCTCACAAATACACCGAGGAGCTCTTTGGAAAGGATTACGTCTACCGGGCGGGAACCATCTCCACTGTGGCTCAGAAAACGGCTTACGGTTATGCGAAGAAGTACCAGGAGGAAAAAGGATATCAATGGCGGAATGCTGAAATCGACCGGATGGTGGAAGGTTGTACCGGGGTGAAACGGACGACGGGTCAACACCCCGGCGGTCTGGTGGTGATTCCGCAGAACAAAGAAGTGTATGATTTCACTCCGATTCAGCGGCCCGCCGATGATGTCAAGTCGGAGACGACCACCACCCACTTCGATTATCACGCGATCAGCGATAATTTGCTGAAGCTGGATATTCTGGGGCACGATGACCCCACGGTGATCCGCATGCTTCAGGATCTGACAGGGGTTGATCCCCGGTCGATCCCTGTGGACGATCCGGAAGTGATGAAACTGTTTAACAGTACGGAATCCCTCGGGGTGACACCGGAGGAGATCGGCACGGTCACCGGAACCCTCGGCATACCCGAATTTGGGACCCGGTTTGTCCGTCAGATGCTGGAGGATACCAAACCGACCACCTTTGGGGAGTTGGTCCGCATCTCCGGTCTCTCCCACGGGACGGATGTTTGGCTCAACAACGCCCAGGATCTGGTCCGGTCGAAGACGGCTGTTCTTTCCGAAGTGATTTCCACCCGGGATGACATTATGATCTATCTGATCTACAAAGGGATGGAACCCTCTCTGGCCTTTAAGCTGATGGAAAAAGTGCGGAAAGGGAAGGGGCTGACCGACGAAGAGGCGGATTTGATGCGCAATCACGATGTGCCGCAGTGGTATATCGATTCCTGCCGCAAGATCAAGTATATGTTTCCCAAGGCCCACGCCGTGGCCTATGTGATGATGGCGGTCCGGATCGCCTGGTTCAAGGTCCATTATCCCATCGAATACTATGCCACCTATTTCTCAGTGCGTGCAGATGATTTCGATGTGGAGATTGCTCTGAAAGGAATGGATGCTGTCAAAAAGACGATCCGGGACATCGAAGAGAAAGGGGTGACCGCCAGCCCGAAGGAGAAGGGCTTGCTGACCATCCTGGAATCAGTGCGGGAAATGCTGGCCCGGGGACTCTCTTTTCAACGAGTGGATCTGTACCGCTCCGATGCCACCCGGTTTTTGGTGGACGGGGACAGTTTGATTCCTCCTTTCTCTTCGGTTTCCGGCGTGGGGACCAATGCTGCCCGGAACATTGCCGAAGCCCGGGAGAAGGGGGAGTTTCTGTCCATCGAAGATCTGACCAAACGTGCCCGTCTCAGCAGTGCGGTGATCGATGTTCTGAAACGGCTGGGATGTTTGGAGAAGCTCCCGGAGAGCAATCAGTTGACGCTTTTCTAG
- the pyrH gene encoding UMP kinase → MAGPRYKRIVLKLSGEALAGEQGYGIDPNVIHSIAVQLKEVVEMGVQAAIVVGGGNIWRGMAGSAKGMDRATADYMGMLATVMNSLALQDALETEGVPTRVQTSIEMRQVAEPYIRRRAIRHLEKGRVVIFASGTGNPYFSTDTTAALRAAEIEAEVILMAKNKVDGVYSADPSRDPDAVKYDSLTYMDVLNQGLGVMDSTASSLCMDNDIPLIVFNIEGTGNIRRVILGEQIGTLVRGNV, encoded by the coding sequence ATGGCAGGTCCGAGATACAAACGCATCGTGCTCAAATTGAGCGGGGAAGCCTTGGCGGGAGAACAGGGTTACGGCATTGATCCCAATGTGATTCATTCCATCGCCGTCCAGCTGAAAGAAGTGGTCGAGATGGGTGTGCAGGCAGCCATTGTGGTCGGGGGCGGCAACATCTGGCGCGGGATGGCCGGAAGCGCAAAGGGGATGGATCGGGCCACCGCCGACTACATGGGGATGCTGGCCACGGTGATGAACTCCCTCGCTCTTCAGGATGCTTTGGAAACTGAGGGAGTCCCGACCCGGGTCCAGACATCCATTGAAATGCGGCAGGTGGCGGAGCCCTATATTCGGCGGCGGGCCATTCGTCACCTGGAGAAGGGGCGGGTCGTCATCTTCGCTTCCGGGACAGGCAACCCCTATTTCTCCACGGATACCACTGCTGCACTCCGGGCGGCGGAAATCGAAGCCGAGGTCATTCTGATGGCCAAAAATAAGGTGGACGGAGTCTATTCCGCCGACCCCAGCCGGGACCCGGATGCTGTCAAGTATGATTCGCTGACCTATATGGATGTGCTGAACCAGGGACTTGGAGTGATGGATTCCACCGCTTCGTCACTCTGTATGGATAATGACATTCCGTTGATTGTATTCAACATCGAAGGGACCGGAAATATCCGCCGCGTCATCCTGGGGGAACAGATCGGTACCCTTGTCAGGGGGAATGTATAG
- the tsf gene encoding translation elongation factor Ts, translating to MAITAAQVKELREKTGAGMMDCKKVLQEADGNMEKAMELLREKGLAKAEKKADRIAAEGLVEAYIHANGRIGVLVEVNCETDFVAKTDDFKGFVKDIAMQIAALNPRYVRREEVPETEVDKEREILRNQALQEGKPEHIVDKMVEGRLGKFYESVCLLEQPFIKDGDKTVDELVKEKIAKIGENISIRRFTRYELGEGLEKRQEDFASEVMSQVKK from the coding sequence ATGGCGATTACTGCGGCCCAAGTGAAAGAGTTGCGTGAAAAGACCGGCGCCGGCATGATGGATTGTAAAAAGGTGCTCCAGGAAGCAGACGGAAACATGGAAAAAGCGATGGAGTTGCTTCGGGAAAAAGGGTTGGCCAAGGCTGAAAAGAAAGCGGATCGCATTGCCGCTGAAGGACTGGTGGAGGCCTACATACACGCCAACGGCCGGATCGGTGTGTTGGTGGAGGTCAACTGCGAGACGGACTTTGTCGCCAAAACCGATGATTTCAAGGGATTTGTCAAGGACATCGCCATGCAGATCGCGGCCCTGAATCCCCGATATGTCCGTCGGGAAGAAGTGCCGGAAACCGAAGTGGACAAAGAACGGGAGATCCTGAGGAACCAGGCTTTGCAGGAAGGCAAGCCGGAACACATCGTGGACAAGATGGTGGAAGGTCGCCTCGGCAAATTTTATGAAAGTGTCTGTCTGTTGGAGCAGCCCTTCATCAAGGACGGGGACAAGACCGTCGATGAACTGGTGAAAGAAAAGATCGCCAAGATCGGGGAAAACATCTCGATCCGCCGGTTCACACGCTATGAGTTGGGTGAGGGATTGGAGAAGCGGCAGGAGGACTTTGCCTCCGAAGTGATGTCCCAGGTGAAGAAGTAA